The genomic interval taatgataatatgtatatcattcatttaataagtttatttttttatgtttccaATAACCTAATTTATTAGTTATTGAGAGTATggatgagaataggctaggTCGTCCGTCAGGGctatggcctgacctacttatggtctgacctatttaataaaaaagctagactcaaactatttttaaaatctatttatttaaataggtcacactcagacttataaaaaaacatattaggTCTGATatgccgacctatatatattttattatttattaatattatttttttattatgatattaaaaatattatttcctattttaaattctatcaatttagCAATATTCGGTAGGTCATTCCGCATTCGGTTGCCGTTTCATATTTGGTAGCCATTCCATATTTAgtagtcgtttcatatttgGTTCATATTCGATAgccgttccatattcggtagtcgttccatTTTCGGTAGCCAtttaattagtcaatcactcagtaatGTTTCCATATTTGTTCGAAAGGTCGCATTCGGTTGCcgtttcatatttggtagtcattccatatttagtagtcgtttcatatttggtagtcatttcatattcgATAGCCGTTCCATATTCGATAGTCGTTCCATTTTCGGTAGCCAtttaattagtcaatcactcagtaatGTTTCCATATTTGTTCGAAAGGTCGCATTCGGTTGCcgtttcatatttggtagtcattccatatttagtagtcgtttcatatttggtagtcatttcatattcgATAGCCGTTCCATATTCGATAGTCGTTCCATTTTCGGTAGCCAtttaattagtcaatcactcagtaatGTTTCCATATTTGTTCGAAAGGTAATAATGAGTAGGTTTGTTTCCGAAAAAAAATCTAtcatttgaaaccaaaaattatgttttagggtttaaaggatgttaatttgtttcagttttttttaaaattattttgttagaaaaattattttttgtttaatatatatagatatgtacattgatattagTATGTGGACaacatcatgtggtatgagtagagtatttaaatatttaaatacgaataaaacttttaaataggcttcaaGGTCAGACTGACAAAAAAGAATATGATAGACCGTATGCCAGACTtagacctaaaaaattaatcgtaggtcagacctttcaaagtctggtctgacctgacctatttCTACTCCTAATTGAGAGTAATTTAAGTTATACAAAtagatttgatattttattgagattgcacaAATTAAATGtgatcaataatatattttaatacgtataatttgatttttttaataatatatttcattcCAAGATAGAGTTTCATCtctcttaaatttaaaaaagaatttgtcCTTTAAGAGAcggttaattttaatataattttaatttttttatgattttcttttttttttattttattatttaattaatactatgtaCATCAttcacaatttattattctctcaatttgtaTCCATGATAATTGAAAGACgtcaataattaataagaataattttatataattatcattttgtcttgtatttttttttttttaatttgtgcaaaataaatcaaatgcaaCCGTTATATTAAAACATActctttttaaaatgaaatataaatataaatataaatagtaattaaaatattgatgtatgtgaataaaaatatagactaaatacataaatattttaatatatatttaatttaggaGGAGTATGGAAAAGTGATAAATAGAATGAGCCCACCACTGTTTTTACCACATAGATTTGAAATTGTCGATACAATAAATTCCTATATGATACAATAGGAATATATAAATACACAATCAATGATATATCACCATCGTTCTCACTCACTCTCTCTCACTGCGATCAATGCTGATTTAGCCCCGCAGTTCTTGTTCATCCTTCCGCTTAAACCTCCTCCACTTGTGAATTCTAAACAAACACATTCTTTTTAAACAAGTGGATAAGACCCTCTTCAATTTTCCACTCCATAATTTAAGGAAATTCAATTTCATTTCTCAATATAAGCCTaaccctttttttttaaataaattaaaatatatatttaccacCAAACTCAGCCTAATCAAAACCCTTCAACACAATTCACATCGTCTCATATTTCTCTCCAACGCGGTTTCTTCACAAAACAAAAGCTCAAAAAGTTTTTGtctttttagtcaaaaaaaaaaagtttttgtttttgtttttatttttatttttattttttcatctcttCTTCATTATTATTGATGGACTATTGTCTAAGAGAATTAGAAGGAAAACAAGCTCATGACCCTTTATTCATGAAGAAAATGAATAACAAcaaatcaacaacaacaacaacagacACGACATCGTCGATACAGTCTCGACGATGTGTGTTTGTCCATGGTCCAATTATCGTAGGAGCCGGACCTTCCGGCCTAGCGGCGGCGGCatgtttgaaacaaaaaaacattCCATTTGTAATTCTAGAAAGATCTAATTGCATAGCTTCACTATGGCAACTCAAAACTTATGATCGATTACGTCTTCACCTTCCAAAACAATTTTGTGAATTACCCTTTATGGAATTTCCCTTTGATTTCCCAACATACCCTTCAAAGCAACAGTTTATAAAGTATTTGGAGAATTATGCGGAGAGGTTTAGTATTAGGCCAAAATTCAATGAGACAGTGGAAAATGCTGAATTTGAtggtgatattggttgttggaGGTTGAGGTGTTTGAATAGTAATAAAGGGGGTGTAACGACGGAGTATGTTTGTCGGTGGTTGATCGTGGCGACCGGAGAAAATGCCGAGGCGGTTGTGCCTAATATTGAAGGTGTAGATGAATTTGGAGGAGTTATAAGACATACAAGTTTGTATAAAAGTGGTGAAGAGTTTAGAGGAAAAAAAGTTTTGGTTGTTGGCTGTGGAAATTCTGGTATGGAAGTTTGTTTGGATCTTTGTAACTTTGATGCTACTCCTTCTCTTGTGGTTAGAGATTCAGTAAGAATTTTACTTTTCCTTTTTAACTTACTATTGCTATTGTTTATGTTAGTACTCTTTGTCTTTTGAAAATGGTTTTTAGAAAATGAGAAGAACAAAAAAAGTTTCTTTGTATgcaagtttttcttttcttttcaaaagTTTATGTCCCTCCTGATTTGGAATTTTTGATTCAATTTGAAAGGAGTGaagtaattaatttaagtatCATAAGAGACACTCACTTTTTTATATCTAtacttcttttttattaattggttTTTTTGACTTTTGATAATTTTTCTATGCATATATACAAAGACACAATCTTGTTTAATTTCCAAATCCAAGATGGGTTTGATTCCTTAAATTTTTGTCATAGagataatatataaaatgtttAACTTTCACCAAGCAAATCTtctaatcataaaaattaaattttgagctTGATGTTCTTCACAAGTTTGGCTTTTTATATAGTCTCACAAATTTGATTTCATTTCCTTGCTTGCATGCAACCACAAGTTTCGAAATTGATTGttataagtttttaaatatttgtttacaCAACACAATATATTTCAAGACTTTATCTTTGTTACACTTTCTTGGATTCTCAAGCATGCGCAACATGGGATGATGTTGATTTATGtactaaatagttttttttttcttcttttaatttcCACCACACCCCATGATTTTTCTGGGTGTTTTCCCCACATAGAGCATGGCCTAGAGCCTGCAACAACATTAAGACAGCCAAAGTCCTCGTACCTTTATTTTTGGTCCTTTTTAGCAATtacaatcaatatatatatatattaatattaatgatatgatatcattattattattattatttaattttgtttggtaaataaataaatgaaggtACACGTTCTACCACGAGAGATGCTAGGAAAATCAACTTTTGGGTTGTCCATGTGGTTATTAAAGTGGTTTCCATTGGGAGTAGTGGATAGGTTCTTGCTCATAGTGTCATGGCTTATTTTTGGTGACACTGCTCAACTTGGTTTGGATCGTCCTCGTTTGGGTCCCCTTCAACTCAAAAATCTCTCCGGAAAGACCCCTGTCTTAGACGTGGGTACCCTTGCCAAGATTAAAGCCGGACATATCAAggtatttattactttttctattcactattttatcaaatcaaatttaattctaccaatcaaatataaataacaataatagatCAAACTTCATGTATTTGTTTAAGAATTTACtctaaaataatcatttttcaactataattttttttatcatgtttGAGATTTTAGTTACACCACTTCATTTTTAGGTGTTGTTTTAGGTTTAGTTAcacataaaaataatcaataaatttaagGTCATATTAACATGTGTATCAAGAGTAACATTGAAGAGATATTGATTGAACTTTGGTCTTTAAAATTGTTTGCAGCCAAATTTAAGTGTATATTTAAATTTACGATAAATTTAATGAAGTTacgattttaataaaaattatactttaGAACTTCAACTAAATCACAAATTAcaatgtcatttttattttatcaaacttactATCAATTCAACCTACTATAAGCAAACCTAgtgtattttttatgaataattattaaaccACATAAAATTTCTAGGATTTAATGTGAGTTTCCTTCTCAAGAACAATTTTTTGTGTTATGGTGGCTCTTGTATTTGTGGGTTGGAGATTCTTTtgtactttttaaattattttataagcaTTGTCTCTTTggtgttaaattaaaaaactaatggCGGTACCttaatattatttactttttgcTTTTCATCAAGTGCAACTTACATTTTCTCCTATctctctttttttatatttaatgaaaCGAAGTGACTTCGTTCCCCCACCTCATTCTTTTTTGCTTGGCAAGATTTTTCATCATTGCATGATTTCAATAAAATCATGGATGAAAGCACAATTggttaacttaaattttttaatccaaaagctaatcaacaaaatatattggTTAATCATTATTTGTCTCATGCTTAGTgaggttaattatttttattagatagtTGGTTGTTGAAACTCGACACacaaataaaatcttatatGTCAAACTCAATAAATATTGATTATGTAGGTACGACCAAGCATAAAGCGCCTAAAACGTCACACAGTGGAATTCATAGATGGAAGATCAGAAAATTTTGATGGCATCATATTGGCAACTGGTTACAAAAGCAATGTACCCTATTGGCTCAAGGTACTATATCATATTCATATGATAATGCATACGTAATCAACAAATTCATGTTTTCAGTTTCACAGTGAAATTACTAAAATCACAATGAATTatcatcattttataaaaaatatttaccgtaattttaacaactctattataatattaaatatgtactAAATCATGTACAACAGTtgtatcatataataattataagaactgttaaatttaaaaataaaaatacattttttaaatttaattgtccTTACAACTAGTGCATTGTAACTCTAGGAGATCCATACACATAATTAACTTGGACTTACccactatttttaattttttatattggatgaaattataaacaaaacaaaaacaaattaactaatatatttgaaatggtTTGCTATGCTATATAGGAAGAGGATATGTTTTCTAAGGAAGATGGATTTCCTACAAAGCCATTTCCAAATGGGTGGAAAGGTAAAAATGGACTCTATGCGGTGGGTTTTACCAAAAGAGGACTACAAGGTGCATCTATGGATGCAAAAAGAATAGCTGATGATATTGAACAATGTTTAGAAGCTAAGGCAAAACATGGATCATAGACCATTATATTATACATAGAGCAATTTTTGCTCGCTCAATTTTGCCACCATTAATTGCAAGCACTTGATTTATATACATACATTTAGTTTTGGCTAAGTCAAAGACACAAAAGAGAAGGgatcatttaaaaaatgataaatattattagaacTCGATTTTTCTACTATTTCCGATGAAAAGTTTCAACAGGAGAAAGAAAtacacaataaataaaataatattatttatttgtgatatttttttgtccTACCGAAACTCTATGATTAAACATattcaaattttgattattGATATTTGATTTTGGTTAAGTCGAAGACATTCTTTCATTTATTCGTTGAGGAATctattgaatttttttgctATCAAAAGTGTGTAGAATTGCAATACCAAATTGGATCATACACCTCCAATCCATGCATGAAGGAAAAGTGAGCAAAAAGTGAGAGGCCAATATGTAATGTAATGTAATATTCATGGGTTGGTTTGGGGATGAAGCAAAAAAAGGATGGTGGTTAATTTTTCCTTAGTGGGGGACCTTTGCATCTCTCTTTTTGTACCTTTTTGTacaaaattgcatttttttttcctaattagttttgactttataaaGAGAAAGAGCTAGAGAATTTAAAGAGTGGGATGTGAAAGATGTTTTATAGAGGAGGTATGTGATCGAGAAAATATGTGATTGCGGTTCTTAacaaatatttcctttttttaattttatttttttaatttaggaatAGAACTTAACATTTTCatgttttttgttgttacaTGTTTGGTTCTTTGAATGCTTAAATTGTTTGGTTCGGGGGGTTATATATCGTATATTCTTTCATTAATTTGTGAACACTCAATGGAGGTGAAAGCAAAAAGTTAAGTGACTAATGAGGAAAAAACATTTCTTAAGTTGGAATGAAGTGCAATCTAGACTTTGTACCAAAATTTAATTCCAAATCCATGCAATTTCGTTGttgaaatgatttattttttaaagttggaATAAGGACCACTTAAATAAAAGTTGTGCATTTGGAAAATTGGCCAGCCAGAAACCATTAAATTGCAGGGAATTGCAGTAGAATTGTTGTTATGACATTTATTACTTATTTCCTATTCTCACCAACTTCATTAAATTAACACCGTTCATCCGAATTTAAGCAACATGAAATGAATGGGACAAGACATATTGTACGCTTTGGCATAAGTAACAATAGCAACTACCCTTTTATTATTACCACTTACCATTGTACGCTTCTTTCTTTGGTTGTGTGAAATTTAGCTTAACTTGTGTCTAGGTCATCCTAGGGCCAAGTAAAATTAGTTCACCCTATCGAAGTGAActactaaaataaatcaatttgaattGCAGACAAGTTATAGTAGGTAGAAATAGGAATAGGTTAGGCCGTCCGAGCTTATTTATGGTCTTACttagcctgacctatttaataaaaaagttagattcacacaatttttaaagtttatctatttaaatagatcagactcagatttataaaaaaacttattagaCTTGACAGACcagtctatatatatattttattatttattaatgttattttttattattatattaataataatatttcctattttaaattttatcaattagtcaatcactcaatagttattccatattcggtagtcattcaaCTAATCAATCACTTAGtggtcgttccatatttgtttgagagataataatgagTGCGTTTCtttcagaaaaaaaatatgtgctttgaaataaaaaattattttttaggttttaaaagatgtttgtttcgtattttttaaaaattattttgttagaaattttcttttttatttaatatgtatagatatgtacattgatattggtatgtggagaacaTCATCTGGTATGAgtagaacatttaaatgttttaatgtgaataagacttttaaatagacttCCATACCaaaccagacttttaaaaaggtcaggtgatgccgaaaaaaaagcctatgataggccgtaaatctaaaaaattaatcgtatgtCAGACTCAagcctttcaaagtctggtctgacctgacctatttTCACCCTTAATAGTGGATTATGGGTTAtccaaatttataaatgtggATTACATATTATAGAAGTTGAGTGTGGGTAAAAAAATTGACTTGGTGTATTTGAACTTggtcattttatttaaaattctaagagttaaaatttattttttttagtcacTCGATCCCA from Cicer arietinum cultivar CDC Frontier isolate Library 1 chromosome 5, Cicar.CDCFrontier_v2.0, whole genome shotgun sequence carries:
- the LOC101508678 gene encoding indole-3-pyruvate monooxygenase YUCCA6, producing the protein MDYCLRELEGKQAHDPLFMKKMNNNKSTTTTTDTTSSIQSRRCVFVHGPIIVGAGPSGLAAAACLKQKNIPFVILERSNCIASLWQLKTYDRLRLHLPKQFCELPFMEFPFDFPTYPSKQQFIKYLENYAERFSIRPKFNETVENAEFDGDIGCWRLRCLNSNKGGVTTEYVCRWLIVATGENAEAVVPNIEGVDEFGGVIRHTSLYKSGEEFRGKKVLVVGCGNSGMEVCLDLCNFDATPSLVVRDSVHVLPREMLGKSTFGLSMWLLKWFPLGVVDRFLLIVSWLIFGDTAQLGLDRPRLGPLQLKNLSGKTPVLDVGTLAKIKAGHIKVRPSIKRLKRHTVEFIDGRSENFDGIILATGYKSNVPYWLKEEDMFSKEDGFPTKPFPNGWKGKNGLYAVGFTKRGLQGASMDAKRIADDIEQCLEAKAKHGS